In Haloarchaeobius litoreus, the following are encoded in one genomic region:
- a CDS encoding mechanosensitive ion channel domain-containing protein has protein sequence MTLLGGLWWLSQQTNATADGATPGVPTWEALINEPLVRAAVVLFLGIVLGIVVGKLNRRLLKAAGVPEMVEGTPFESSARSLGSSTVDIVARLSAWFTYGIAALAAVHVANIVRTDQFWLGVVRFIPDVFVAALVLIVGFVVADKAELVVSERLRGVKLPEVNLLPRVVKYSVIFVAFLVALAQLGVHMLALLVLFAGYLFALIFLGGLAFRDLLRSSAAGVYLLLDQPYGIGDQIEIDGHEGVVQEVDLFVTQIESDGREYIVPNHRVFKTGVVRVRE, from the coding sequence ATGACTCTGCTCGGTGGGCTGTGGTGGCTCTCACAGCAGACGAACGCGACGGCCGACGGGGCCACGCCAGGCGTCCCGACGTGGGAGGCGCTCATCAACGAACCGCTCGTTCGCGCCGCAGTCGTGCTGTTTCTCGGCATCGTCCTCGGTATCGTCGTCGGCAAGCTGAACCGTCGCCTGCTGAAGGCCGCGGGCGTCCCGGAGATGGTCGAGGGCACGCCGTTCGAGAGCAGCGCGCGGAGCCTCGGCAGTTCGACGGTCGACATCGTCGCCCGGCTGAGCGCGTGGTTCACCTACGGTATCGCGGCGCTGGCGGCGGTCCACGTGGCGAACATCGTTCGGACCGACCAGTTCTGGCTGGGCGTCGTCCGCTTCATCCCGGACGTGTTCGTCGCCGCGCTCGTGCTCATCGTCGGCTTCGTCGTCGCTGACAAGGCCGAACTCGTCGTCTCAGAGCGCCTCCGTGGCGTCAAACTGCCCGAGGTGAACCTGCTCCCACGGGTCGTGAAGTACAGCGTCATCTTCGTCGCGTTCCTCGTCGCGCTCGCCCAGCTCGGCGTGCACATGCTCGCGCTGCTCGTGCTGTTCGCGGGCTACCTGTTCGCGCTCATCTTCCTCGGCGGGCTGGCGTTCCGCGACCTGCTCCGGTCGAGTGCGGCCGGCGTCTACCTGCTGCTCGACCAGCCGTACGGCATCGGCGACCAGATCGAGATCGACGGCCACGAGGGCGTCGTCCAGGAGGTCGACCTGTTCGTCACGCAGATCGAGTCCGACGGCCGGGAGTACATCGTCCCGAACCACCGCGTGTTCAAGACCGGCGTCGTCCGGGTGCGGGAGTAG
- a CDS encoding acyltransferase translates to MSDDTDGRHARVTSHPTTGPRNSLQHWPDAKSPPRVAFNYVLIWLIRVSPSLRLKNWLMRRLGITVGEGVSWGLEATPDVFWPEHITLGDHVIVGYDATLLCHEFLQAEYRVGDVVLGDRAMIGAGAIVLPGVEIGEGAQVAANSLVTEDVPPGETVAGVPARPMSSEELADD, encoded by the coding sequence GTGAGCGACGACACCGACGGTCGGCATGCACGGGTCACGTCGCACCCGACGACCGGTCCGCGCAACTCCCTCCAGCACTGGCCGGACGCGAAGTCGCCGCCGCGCGTCGCGTTCAACTACGTCCTCATCTGGCTGATCCGCGTCTCGCCGAGCCTGCGGCTGAAGAACTGGCTCATGCGTCGGCTCGGCATCACGGTCGGTGAGGGCGTCTCCTGGGGGCTGGAGGCGACACCGGACGTGTTCTGGCCGGAGCACATCACGCTCGGCGACCACGTCATCGTGGGCTACGACGCGACCCTGCTCTGTCACGAGTTCCTGCAGGCGGAGTACCGGGTCGGCGACGTGGTGCTCGGCGACCGGGCGATGATCGGCGCGGGTGCCATCGTGCTCCCCGGGGTCGAGATCGGCGAGGGGGCGCAGGTGGCCGCGAACTCGCTGGTCACCGAGGACGTGCCGCCCGGCGAGACCGTCGCCGGCGTGCCCGCCCGACCGATGTCGAGCGAGGAGCTGGCGGACGACTGA
- a CDS encoding GNAT family N-acetyltransferase: protein MSRPPTQTGQTTLQKQESEYQVRGYRPDDRESFLSLYESVWERGQTEAWFEWRFEANPYDDGVEMVVVERDGELVGAEPCLPFRLGAGGTRVSVLQPADWIVHPDHRRRGLFTRMTERTLDRHERSRYDLYYNFPTDVLLPGLDSFGWRVVGERPTYYRIERPARLVDAKADGGLPRHVAKLASPLSRLQLRVRDKLASVPDDITVERYDEVPSRLFTTLYRTGAPSKLHVARDEAFYDWRFENPAWESTAFVARRDGRPVGGLVACREVLKGVTCTRIVDVQPMDPDGDRTGVYAALVEAVLSDDTATDVYKVEGDVLPTQVLTGCGFWSDARFPLSKLGRRTVHVVRPTGSPGGDRWRLGGRDPTDPDHWVLSLAGQDIA, encoded by the coding sequence ATGTCACGACCGCCGACGCAGACCGGGCAGACGACCCTCCAGAAGCAGGAGTCGGAGTACCAGGTCAGGGGGTACCGACCGGACGACCGCGAGTCGTTCCTGTCCCTGTACGAATCAGTCTGGGAACGAGGACAGACCGAAGCGTGGTTCGAGTGGCGCTTCGAGGCGAACCCGTACGACGACGGCGTGGAGATGGTCGTCGTCGAACGGGACGGAGAACTCGTCGGGGCCGAGCCGTGTCTGCCGTTCCGTCTCGGTGCGGGGGGAACGCGGGTGTCGGTGCTCCAGCCGGCGGACTGGATCGTCCATCCGGACCACCGTCGCCGGGGGCTGTTCACCCGGATGACGGAACGGACGCTGGACCGACACGAGCGGAGTCGCTACGACCTCTACTACAACTTCCCGACGGACGTACTGCTGCCCGGCCTGGACTCGTTCGGCTGGCGGGTCGTCGGGGAACGGCCGACGTACTACCGCATCGAGCGGCCGGCGCGGCTCGTCGACGCGAAAGCCGACGGGGGACTCCCCCGGCATGTGGCGAAGCTCGCGTCGCCGCTGTCGCGACTCCAGCTCCGAGTCAGGGACAAGCTGGCGTCCGTGCCGGACGACATCACGGTCGAGCGGTACGACGAGGTGCCGAGCCGACTGTTCACCACACTCTACCGGACGGGAGCACCCTCGAAACTCCACGTCGCCCGGGACGAGGCGTTCTACGACTGGCGATTCGAGAACCCCGCCTGGGAGTCGACGGCCTTCGTCGCCCGGCGTGACGGGCGGCCCGTCGGTGGTCTGGTCGCCTGTCGGGAGGTGCTGAAGGGAGTGACCTGTACCCGCATCGTCGACGTGCAGCCGATGGACCCGGACGGGGACCGGACGGGCGTGTACGCGGCGCTCGTCGAGGCGGTACTCTCAGACGACACCGCGACGGACGTGTACAAGGTCGAGGGCGACGTGCTCCCCACGCAGGTCCTCACCGGCTGTGGGTTCTGGAGCGACGCGAGGTTCCCGTTGTCGAAACTGGGCCGGCGGACGGTCCACGTGGTGAGACCGACGGGATCGCCCGGCGGTGACCGCTGGCGTCTCGGCGGTCGTGACCCGACCGACCCCGACCACTGGGTACTCTCGCTCGCCGGTCAGGATATCGCCTGA
- a CDS encoding TrkH family potassium uptake protein: MRVRVDWRASCSVVGSICKILTLPLAAPLVLALYDGTDVVPFLVAIVVAGALGVGMERLSVERQVRSREAFLLVALAWLLVAVIGAIPLYLAGTGQFADPVDALFESMSGITTTGATVITDFDAHSRPVLLWRQVIQWLGGLGILIVATALLSRLGVGGAQLMETETQTRNVTKLTPHIEHTARLIWTLYIGLTALAAATYYALHVAGLAPEMTAFDAVAHALTSVSTSGFSPRAESVGAFSPAVQWAVVPFMAVGATSFVLIYSVVGGDLNRIRRSEEFRFYLGLLVAISAVMVGLLAVDARFDGTAEETLRHGVFQTVSIVTTTGYASTDFELWSAPAKQILLLCMFIGGMSGSTTCSIKTVRWLVVVKAFRRDLFVAASPNAVRPVRLSGDVVDEDVIRDVYAYTLVALVCFVLASVFVVIDSARAGNAVTELEALSVAASMFFNIGPAFGKAGPYGSYEWLPRSTKLVLTLVMWVGRIEIIPILVMLRASFWTGS, translated from the coding sequence ATGCGCGTTCGCGTCGACTGGCGTGCGAGCTGTAGCGTCGTCGGCTCCATCTGCAAGATACTGACGCTCCCGCTCGCTGCCCCGCTCGTGCTGGCCCTCTACGACGGCACCGACGTCGTTCCGTTCCTCGTCGCCATCGTCGTCGCGGGTGCGCTCGGGGTCGGCATGGAGCGACTCTCGGTCGAGCGTCAGGTCCGGAGCCGCGAGGCGTTCCTGCTCGTCGCACTCGCCTGGCTGCTCGTCGCCGTCATCGGGGCGATTCCGCTCTACCTCGCGGGCACTGGCCAGTTCGCCGACCCGGTCGACGCGCTGTTCGAGAGCATGAGCGGCATCACGACGACCGGTGCGACCGTCATCACCGACTTCGACGCCCACTCCCGGCCCGTGCTCCTGTGGCGGCAGGTCATCCAGTGGCTCGGCGGGCTCGGCATCCTCATCGTCGCGACGGCGCTGCTCTCGCGACTCGGTGTCGGTGGCGCACAGCTGATGGAGACCGAGACGCAGACGCGGAACGTCACGAAGCTCACGCCGCACATCGAGCACACCGCCCGGCTCATCTGGACGCTCTACATCGGCCTCACCGCGCTCGCGGCGGCCACCTACTACGCGCTCCACGTCGCCGGGCTCGCGCCGGAGATGACCGCCTTCGACGCCGTCGCCCACGCGCTCACCTCCGTCTCGACGAGCGGGTTCTCCCCGCGGGCCGAGAGCGTCGGCGCGTTCTCCCCGGCGGTCCAGTGGGCCGTCGTCCCGTTCATGGCCGTCGGTGCGACCAGTTTCGTCCTCATCTACTCGGTCGTGGGCGGGGACCTGAACCGCATCCGGCGGAGCGAGGAGTTCAGGTTCTACCTCGGACTCCTCGTCGCCATCTCCGCGGTCATGGTCGGCCTGCTCGCCGTCGACGCGCGGTTCGACGGCACCGCGGAGGAGACGCTCCGCCACGGCGTCTTCCAGACCGTCTCCATCGTCACGACGACGGGCTACGCCTCGACCGACTTCGAACTCTGGTCCGCGCCGGCGAAGCAGATCCTCCTGCTCTGCATGTTCATCGGCGGGATGTCCGGCAGTACGACCTGCTCCATCAAGACCGTCCGGTGGCTGGTCGTGGTCAAGGCGTTCCGGAGGGACCTGTTCGTCGCCGCCTCGCCCAACGCCGTGCGCCCGGTCCGACTCAGCGGCGACGTGGTCGACGAGGACGTCATCCGCGACGTGTACGCCTACACGCTCGTCGCGCTGGTCTGCTTCGTACTCGCGTCGGTGTTCGTCGTCATCGACAGCGCCCGGGCCGGCAACGCCGTGACCGAACTGGAGGCGCTCTCGGTCGCCGCCTCGATGTTCTTCAACATCGGTCCCGCGTTCGGGAAGGCGGGACCGTACGGGAGTTACGAGTGGCTCCCCCGCTCGACGAAGCTCGTGCTCACCCTCGTCATGTGGGTGGGCCGCATCGAGATCATCCCCATCCTCGTGATGCTGCGGGCCTCGTTCTGGACCGGCAGCTGA
- the purD gene encoding phosphoribosylamine--glycine ligase: MTETVLLVGGGGREHAIAHALDRSEDRDEFEFYACAGNRNPGIAALTEGFETLDTSDTDAVVDYAKSVDATLSVIGPEKPLAEGVVDALEDAGIYAFGPRQADARIETDKSFQREFMEANDIPGCPDYAIFTDMELACEYIDEYDGDLAVKPAGLTGGKGVRVTGDQITKAEAKEYLRESDYEKVVLEERLVGEEFTVQALVAGDDVLITPAVQDHKRAYEGDEGPNTGGMGSYTDATFQLPFMTELHSFEALQVLEATVDALDDYRGVLYGQFMLTEDGVKVVEFNARFGDPEAMNVLPILNTDFYEVLVGARDGGSRIPELEFQSRATVCKYAVPEGYPTDPQAGTRIEVDKESAAAAAADHDGDAFLFYASVDERDDGLYTTTSRSFAVVGVADTISEAEAIAEDAIAVAGEEGFHVRHDIGTEELVQSRIDHVERLTE; encoded by the coding sequence ATGACAGAGACCGTGCTCCTGGTCGGTGGCGGCGGCCGCGAACACGCCATCGCACACGCGCTCGACCGCTCCGAGGACCGCGACGAGTTCGAGTTCTACGCCTGTGCCGGCAACCGGAACCCGGGTATCGCCGCACTCACCGAGGGCTTCGAGACGCTCGACACGAGCGATACCGACGCCGTCGTCGACTACGCGAAGTCCGTCGACGCGACGCTTTCGGTCATCGGGCCGGAGAAGCCCCTCGCCGAGGGCGTCGTCGACGCGCTGGAGGACGCCGGTATCTACGCGTTCGGCCCGCGCCAGGCCGACGCCCGCATCGAGACGGACAAGTCGTTCCAGCGGGAGTTCATGGAGGCCAACGACATCCCCGGCTGTCCGGACTACGCCATCTTCACCGACATGGAGCTGGCCTGCGAGTACATCGACGAGTACGACGGCGACCTCGCGGTCAAGCCCGCCGGCCTGACCGGCGGCAAGGGCGTCCGCGTCACCGGCGACCAGATCACCAAGGCGGAGGCGAAGGAGTACCTCCGCGAGTCGGACTACGAGAAGGTCGTCCTCGAGGAGCGCCTCGTCGGCGAGGAGTTCACCGTGCAGGCGCTCGTCGCGGGCGACGACGTCCTCATCACGCCCGCCGTGCAGGACCACAAGCGCGCATACGAGGGCGACGAGGGCCCGAACACGGGCGGCATGGGCAGCTACACGGACGCGACGTTCCAGCTCCCGTTCATGACGGAGCTGCACAGCTTCGAGGCGCTGCAGGTGCTGGAGGCGACCGTCGACGCCCTCGACGACTACCGGGGCGTGCTGTACGGCCAGTTCATGCTCACCGAGGACGGGGTGAAGGTCGTGGAGTTCAACGCCCGCTTCGGCGACCCCGAGGCGATGAACGTCCTCCCCATCCTGAACACGGACTTCTACGAGGTGCTCGTGGGTGCTCGCGACGGCGGCTCGCGCATCCCCGAACTCGAGTTCCAGTCGCGCGCCACGGTCTGCAAGTACGCCGTCCCCGAGGGCTACCCGACCGACCCGCAGGCCGGCACCCGCATCGAGGTCGACAAGGAGAGCGCGGCCGCCGCCGCGGCCGACCACGACGGCGACGCGTTCCTGTTCTACGCATCAGTCGACGAGCGCGACGACGGGCTCTACACGACGACCTCGCGCTCGTTCGCCGTCGTCGGCGTCGCCGACACCATCAGCGAGGCCGAGGCCATCGCCGAGGACGCCATCGCCGTCGCCGGCGAGGAGGGGTTCCACGTCCGCCACGACATCGGCACCGAGGAGCTCGTCCAGAGCCGCATCGACCACGTCGAGCGGCTCACCGAGTGA
- a CDS encoding thioredoxin domain-containing protein has product MSDPTARNRLDEEASPYLRQHADNPVDWQPWDDAALEAARERDVPIFLSVGYSACHWCHVMAEESFEDEDVAAVLNRDFVPVKVDREERPDLDSIYQTVSQLVSGRGGWPLSVWLTPDGKPFYVGTYFPREPRRNMPGFLDLLENIANSWSNPEDRREMENRAEQWTHAAKDQLEDVPSAGADAPDETLLTDAADAVLRAADREYGGFGTGQKFPQEARLHLLLRAYDETGRDAYRDVATQTLDAMANGGLYDHLGGGFHRYCTDRDWTVPHFEKMLYDNAELPRVFLAGYQLTGDERYRTVTEETLEFVERELTHDDGGFFSTLDARSPDDDGESVEGAFYVWTPEEVRNVLDEGDADLFCARYGVTESGNFEHGQTVLTIEREVSDLVDEFDVDASTVEKRLDDARERLFEARADRPRPRRDEKVLAGWNGLMASAFAEAAIVLDPAFADAAADALEFVRQQLWDADSETLSRRFKDGDVKGDAFLEDYAFLARGAFDTYQATGEPDHLGFALDLARAVVRDFWDADEGTVFFTPRDGEELVARPQELRDQSTPSSLGVALDVLLSLDGFAPDEKFADVVETTLATHGTRVETSPLEYPSLALVADRWSAGDAELTVSADDLPVPEAWRETLSGTYLPRRLLAPRPPTADELADWLDSLGLEEAPPVWADRAARDGEPTVYACRGFACSQPTHDMQDALDWFED; this is encoded by the coding sequence ATGAGCGACCCCACAGCCCGGAACCGACTCGACGAGGAGGCGTCGCCGTACCTGCGCCAGCACGCGGACAACCCCGTCGACTGGCAGCCGTGGGACGACGCCGCCCTCGAAGCAGCGAGAGAGCGCGACGTGCCCATCTTCCTCTCGGTCGGCTACTCGGCGTGTCACTGGTGCCACGTCATGGCGGAGGAGAGCTTCGAGGACGAGGACGTCGCGGCGGTTCTGAACCGGGACTTCGTCCCCGTCAAGGTCGACCGGGAGGAGCGTCCGGACCTCGACTCCATCTACCAGACCGTCTCGCAGCTGGTGTCCGGGCGCGGGGGCTGGCCGCTCTCCGTCTGGCTCACTCCCGACGGGAAGCCGTTCTACGTCGGGACGTACTTCCCGCGCGAACCGCGCCGAAACATGCCCGGCTTCCTCGACCTGCTGGAGAACATCGCGAACTCGTGGTCGAACCCCGAGGACAGGCGGGAGATGGAGAACCGCGCCGAGCAGTGGACCCACGCCGCGAAGGACCAGCTGGAGGACGTGCCCTCCGCCGGAGCGGACGCCCCAGACGAGACGCTGCTGACCGATGCCGCCGACGCCGTCCTCAGAGCCGCCGACCGCGAGTACGGCGGCTTCGGCACCGGGCAGAAGTTCCCGCAGGAGGCTCGCCTGCACCTGTTGCTGCGGGCGTACGACGAGACCGGCCGGGACGCCTACCGCGACGTGGCCACCCAGACGCTCGACGCGATGGCGAACGGCGGGCTGTACGACCACCTCGGCGGCGGCTTCCACCGCTACTGTACCGACCGCGACTGGACCGTGCCACACTTCGAGAAGATGCTGTACGACAACGCCGAACTCCCGCGGGTCTTCCTCGCGGGCTACCAGCTCACCGGCGACGAGCGCTACCGGACCGTCACCGAGGAGACGCTCGAATTCGTCGAGCGCGAGCTGACCCACGACGACGGCGGCTTCTTCTCGACGCTCGACGCCCGCTCGCCCGACGACGACGGCGAAAGCGTGGAGGGCGCGTTCTACGTCTGGACGCCCGAGGAGGTCCGGAACGTGCTGGACGAGGGCGACGCCGACCTGTTCTGCGCTCGCTACGGCGTCACCGAGTCGGGCAACTTCGAGCACGGGCAGACCGTGCTGACCATCGAACGCGAGGTTTCGGACCTCGTCGACGAGTTCGACGTCGACGCGTCGACCGTCGAAAAACGGCTGGACGACGCCCGCGAGCGGCTGTTCGAGGCACGCGCCGACCGTCCGCGTCCCCGGCGCGACGAGAAGGTGCTCGCCGGCTGGAACGGGCTGATGGCCTCCGCGTTCGCCGAGGCAGCCATCGTGCTGGACCCCGCATTCGCCGACGCCGCCGCGGACGCGCTCGAATTCGTCCGGCAGCAGCTCTGGGATGCGGATTCGGAGACGCTCTCCCGGCGGTTCAAGGACGGAGACGTGAAGGGCGACGCGTTCCTCGAAGATTACGCCTTCCTCGCCCGCGGGGCGTTCGACACGTATCAGGCGACGGGCGAACCCGACCACCTCGGTTTCGCGCTCGACCTCGCCCGGGCCGTCGTCCGGGACTTCTGGGACGCCGACGAGGGAACGGTGTTCTTCACCCCACGCGACGGCGAGGAGCTGGTCGCCCGCCCGCAGGAGCTTCGCGACCAGTCCACGCCGTCGAGCCTCGGCGTCGCGCTGGACGTGCTGCTCTCGCTCGACGGCTTCGCACCCGACGAGAAGTTCGCCGACGTGGTGGAGACCACGCTCGCGACCCACGGCACGCGCGTCGAGACCAGCCCGCTGGAGTACCCCTCGCTCGCGCTCGTCGCGGACCGCTGGAGCGCCGGCGACGCAGAGCTGACCGTCTCGGCCGACGACCTGCCGGTGCCCGAGGCGTGGCGCGAGACGCTCTCGGGCACCTACCTGCCGCGACGGCTGCTCGCGCCGCGCCCGCCGACAGCCGACGAGCTGGCGGACTGGCTCGATTCGCTCGGGCTGGAGGAAGCCCCGCCAGTCTGGGCCGACCGGGCGGCCCGCGACGGCGAGCCGACGGTGTACGCGTGCCGTGGTTTCGCCTGCTCACAGCCGACGCACGACATGCAGGACGCGCTCGACTGGTTCGAGGATTAG
- a CDS encoding TlpA family protein disulfide reductase — protein sequence MSEAELETMRPNPAWAPDAYEDTLAVWEALADRIVVKVWGGDWCKDCRSLLPDFGAALDAAEVAHVEHYPVERGDGEKVGPGVEEYSIEYIPTVVVEDRETGAELARFVEEEDRPIAVWLAEELEDELSN from the coding sequence ATGAGCGAGGCAGAACTGGAGACGATGCGACCGAACCCCGCGTGGGCACCCGACGCCTACGAGGACACCCTCGCGGTCTGGGAGGCGCTCGCGGACCGCATCGTCGTCAAGGTCTGGGGTGGCGACTGGTGCAAGGACTGCCGGAGCCTGCTGCCGGACTTCGGCGCGGCACTCGATGCGGCCGAGGTCGCACACGTCGAGCACTACCCGGTCGAGCGCGGGGACGGCGAGAAGGTCGGCCCCGGCGTGGAGGAGTACAGCATCGAGTACATCCCGACGGTCGTGGTCGAGGACCGCGAGACGGGGGCGGAGCTGGCCCGCTTCGTCGAGGAGGAGGACCGCCCAATCGCGGTCTGGCTGGCGGAGGAACTCGAAGACGAGTTGTCGAACTAA
- a CDS encoding PLP-dependent cysteine synthase family protein yields MKRSILDAIGSPLVQVASPPGATVAAKVESFNPGGSAKDRPAREMVLDAERRGEIAPGDSLVEPTSGNTGIGIAMVGAARGYDVTIVMPEGMSEERKGILRAYGADIELVDGGMVDAKERADQIEAETGAFQLRQFENPANPRAHYRTTAEEIIEQVDGREIDAFVAGIGTGGTISGNARRLKEEFPDVRVVGVEPEDNAVLTTGEAGEDEFQGMGPGFVSENLDRDLLDEVRTVNFEAAEAECRRLAREEGIFVGQSSGASSLKAREVAAEIAEPEADCPASGRDAVVPGGVETDGGDYTDCPLVVTVFWDSGERYMSAGTFD; encoded by the coding sequence ATGAAACGGAGCATACTGGACGCCATCGGCTCGCCGCTGGTCCAGGTGGCCTCGCCCCCGGGCGCGACGGTCGCGGCCAAGGTCGAGTCGTTCAACCCCGGCGGCTCCGCCAAGGACCGACCCGCCCGCGAGATGGTCCTCGACGCCGAGCGACGGGGCGAGATCGCGCCCGGCGACAGTCTCGTCGAGCCGACGAGCGGGAACACCGGTATCGGCATCGCGATGGTCGGCGCGGCGCGCGGCTACGACGTCACCATCGTCATGCCGGAGGGGATGTCCGAGGAGCGGAAGGGCATCCTCAGAGCCTACGGAGCCGACATCGAACTCGTGGACGGCGGGATGGTCGACGCGAAAGAACGCGCGGACCAGATCGAGGCGGAGACCGGCGCGTTCCAGCTCCGGCAGTTCGAGAACCCCGCCAACCCCCGGGCGCACTACCGGACGACCGCCGAGGAGATCATCGAGCAGGTCGACGGCCGCGAGATAGACGCCTTCGTCGCCGGCATCGGCACCGGCGGCACCATCTCGGGCAATGCCCGCCGGCTGAAGGAGGAGTTCCCCGACGTGCGCGTCGTCGGCGTCGAACCCGAGGACAACGCGGTACTGACGACGGGCGAGGCCGGCGAGGACGAGTTCCAGGGCATGGGCCCCGGTTTCGTCAGCGAGAACCTCGACCGCGACCTGCTCGACGAGGTCCGGACCGTGAACTTCGAGGCGGCGGAGGCCGAGTGCCGCCGCCTCGCCCGCGAGGAGGGCATCTTCGTCGGGCAGTCCTCAGGCGCGTCGTCGCTGAAAGCCCGCGAGGTCGCAGCAGAGATAGCCGAACCGGAGGCCGACTGCCCGGCGTCGGGTCGGGACGCCGTCGTTCCCGGCGGCGTCGAGACCGACGGCGGCGACTACACGGACTGCCCACTCGTCGTCACCGTGTTCTGGGACTCCGGCGAGCGGTACATGTCGGCGGGGACGTTCGACTGA
- a CDS encoding alpha/beta fold hydrolase, producing MTGHGIARVDGLRIHYRRAGTEGPTVVLLHGAGVDDADLSWRHTVETLAEEYQVYAPDWPEYGDSDPVDDPSIDTYREVFEGFVESVGLDEFALVGISMGGAVALGYTLDHPDRVRALGLVDSYGLGGTIPGGSMLYVLANVPGANATGWSMLGSSRTATVTGLANVVYDPSTLDEAFVESINERASQRGAGRAFTAFQRNEITPDGRARTNFADRLGELSVPTLLVHGETDPLFPVSWARRAHERIPGSELVVFENCGHWPTREHPEKFDETLLGFLRAQVPSEARDGE from the coding sequence ATGACGGGCCACGGCATCGCCCGCGTCGACGGGCTCCGCATCCACTACCGGCGAGCCGGTACCGAGGGCCCCACCGTCGTCCTCCTGCACGGTGCCGGGGTCGACGACGCCGACCTCTCCTGGCGGCACACCGTCGAGACGCTGGCCGAGGAGTACCAGGTGTACGCACCCGACTGGCCGGAGTACGGCGACAGCGACCCCGTCGACGACCCCTCCATCGACACCTACCGAGAGGTGTTCGAGGGCTTCGTCGAGTCGGTGGGCCTCGACGAGTTCGCGCTCGTCGGCATCTCCATGGGCGGGGCGGTCGCGCTCGGCTACACGCTCGACCATCCCGACCGCGTCCGCGCGCTCGGCCTGGTCGACAGCTACGGCCTCGGCGGCACCATCCCCGGTGGCTCGATGCTGTACGTGCTGGCCAACGTCCCCGGCGCGAACGCCACGGGCTGGTCGATGCTCGGGAGCTCCAGGACCGCGACCGTCACCGGGCTCGCGAACGTCGTCTACGACCCCTCGACGCTCGACGAGGCGTTCGTCGAGTCGATCAACGAGCGCGCAAGCCAGCGCGGCGCGGGCCGGGCGTTCACCGCCTTCCAGCGCAACGAGATAACCCCGGATGGCCGCGCCCGAACGAACTTCGCCGACCGACTCGGAGAGCTCTCGGTGCCGACGCTGCTCGTCCACGGGGAGACCGACCCGCTGTTCCCCGTGTCGTGGGCGCGGCGGGCCCACGAGCGGATTCCCGGCTCCGAACTCGTCGTGTTCGAGAACTGCGGCCACTGGCCGACACGGGAACACCCCGAGAAGTTCGACGAGACGTTATTGGGGTTCCTGCGCGCGCAGGTGCCGTCCGAAGCGAGAGACGGCGAGTAG
- a CDS encoding DUF5804 family protein, whose translation MTDVCLIGSSDVVLRYELLSRETSREALSTYDLWEPYENAIALRTVSLGAAVSLLNDLDWYIVRFVDEVLVREPSVDDEEWLSRGLATQVRNDAVAPGETDQYCKLFGLLEPDDGPPEPVEPLFAQRVDGELPTYDLRPEVEETMVVRVSEEEFAG comes from the coding sequence GTGACCGACGTCTGTCTCATCGGCTCGTCCGACGTGGTCCTCCGGTACGAGCTGCTCTCGCGGGAGACCTCCCGCGAGGCCCTGTCGACCTACGACCTCTGGGAGCCCTACGAGAACGCCATCGCGCTCCGCACCGTGAGCCTGGGGGCCGCCGTCTCGCTGCTGAACGACCTCGACTGGTACATCGTCCGCTTCGTCGACGAGGTGCTCGTCCGCGAACCGAGCGTCGACGACGAGGAGTGGCTCTCGCGCGGGCTCGCCACGCAGGTCCGCAACGACGCCGTCGCTCCGGGCGAAACCGACCAGTACTGTAAGCTGTTCGGCCTCCTCGAACCCGACGACGGTCCGCCGGAGCCCGTCGAGCCGCTGTTCGCCCAGCGCGTCGACGGCGAGCTCCCCACCTACGACCTCCGCCCCGAGGTCGAGGAGACGATGGTCGTCCGCGTCAGCGAGGAGGAGTTCGCCGGATGA